A genomic window from Clostridiaceae bacterium includes:
- a CDS encoding ATP-dependent Clp protease ATP-binding subunit, translating into MMMCSICKVNYAIVFITRIFNGKQIQEGLCLTCAKKQGIQPINQLIEQTGMTEEDIDNLNRQMGSMFEDIDLEGLNEKAGEFDLFNQDQSPAGNGNPFFNLINRAFSKNSGNLRNVKEPQNDNSQGKDSRNSTRTKVQDKKNGKKKKYLDLYGSNLTDLAKDDQIDRVIGREKEIDRVIQILNRRTKNNPVLIGEPGVGKTAIAEGLAVRIAKKQVPAKLLNSEIYLLDLTSVVAGTQFRGQFESRMKGIVEEAKSLGNIILVIDELHNIMGAGEAEGAMNAANILKPALAKGEIQVIGATTINEYRKYIEKDSALERRFQPIIVEEPSIQESIEILKGIRDYYENYHGVKYSDEVIEAAVVLSERYITDRYLPDKAIDVIDEAGSKANLKNVALAKLETLKQELKKVQEEKESAVSADSIEDYQKAADLKVRECRLLEQIRVLEEKTKAVEITVEDIANVIESWTKIPVQRITEVEAEKLINLESRIAKRIIGQKEAIKAVSKAIRRNRSGFRKKKKPTSFIFVGPTGVGKTELVKTLAAELFESEEALIRLDMSEYMEKHTVSKLIGSPPGYVGYDDGGQFTEKVRRKPYSVILMDEIEKAHPDVFNMLLQILEDGRLTDSHGRVVNFENTIIIMTSNAGTNLKSSGIGFNKDGYIALESKVKGVLQEIFRPEFLNRVDEIIVFTELSKEEIKEIANLMLEEVKSTAAANNIKLEFTEALKDFIVEKGYDPKYGARPLRRTIQKYIEDELSEIYIRGTCKPGDTIKVDYCQEIKFEVLK; encoded by the coding sequence ATGATGATGTGTTCAATATGCAAAGTTAATTATGCAATTGTTTTTATAACCAGAATATTTAATGGAAAACAAATACAAGAAGGCCTTTGTTTAACTTGCGCAAAGAAACAAGGCATTCAACCTATAAACCAGCTAATTGAGCAGACAGGAATGACGGAAGAAGATATTGATAATCTTAACCGCCAAATGGGAAGCATGTTTGAGGACATAGATCTGGAAGGGCTGAATGAAAAAGCAGGGGAATTTGATTTATTTAACCAGGATCAAAGTCCCGCTGGCAATGGCAATCCCTTCTTTAACCTGATAAACCGTGCGTTTTCAAAGAATAGTGGTAACTTGAGAAATGTTAAAGAACCACAAAATGATAATTCACAGGGTAAGGATAGCAGGAACTCAACAAGAACAAAGGTACAGGATAAGAAAAACGGAAAAAAGAAAAAATATCTGGATTTATACGGTTCAAATTTAACTGATTTGGCAAAAGATGACCAGATTGACAGAGTAATCGGAAGAGAGAAAGAGATTGACAGAGTTATACAAATATTAAACAGACGTACAAAAAATAACCCTGTATTAATTGGAGAGCCTGGAGTAGGTAAAACCGCAATAGCTGAAGGGCTTGCTGTAAGAATTGCAAAGAAACAGGTTCCTGCCAAATTATTAAACTCTGAAATATATCTTCTGGACTTAACCTCGGTAGTTGCCGGTACGCAGTTTAGAGGGCAATTTGAAAGCCGTATGAAGGGTATTGTGGAGGAGGCAAAGTCACTGGGAAATATTATCCTTGTGATTGATGAGCTTCACAATATAATGGGAGCAGGTGAGGCTGAGGGAGCAATGAATGCTGCAAATATCCTTAAGCCAGCCTTGGCCAAGGGTGAAATTCAGGTTATAGGTGCTACAACTATCAATGAATACAGAAAATATATTGAAAAAGATTCCGCTCTGGAAAGAAGGTTCCAGCCAATAATTGTAGAAGAGCCTTCAATACAGGAAAGTATAGAGATTTTAAAAGGTATCAGAGATTATTATGAAAATTACCACGGTGTAAAATACTCTGATGAAGTTATTGAGGCAGCGGTGGTACTTTCTGAGAGGTATATCACTGACAGGTATTTGCCTGACAAGGCTATTGATGTAATTGATGAAGCCGGCTCAAAAGCCAACCTGAAAAATGTGGCTTTAGCAAAACTGGAAACCTTAAAACAGGAGTTGAAAAAAGTTCAGGAAGAAAAAGAAAGTGCTGTATCGGCAGACTCTATAGAAGATTATCAGAAGGCAGCAGACTTAAAAGTGAGAGAATGCAGGCTCCTGGAACAGATTAGGGTTTTGGAAGAAAAGACTAAGGCAGTGGAAATCACTGTAGAGGATATCGCAAATGTAATAGAATCATGGACTAAGATACCTGTACAGCGTATTACTGAGGTTGAGGCAGAAAAACTGATTAATCTTGAGTCCAGGATTGCAAAAAGGATAATAGGACAGAAGGAAGCAATTAAGGCTGTTTCAAAGGCAATTAGAAGAAACAGGTCAGGCTTCAGAAAGAAAAAGAAACCTACTTCCTTTATATTTGTAGGTCCGACAGGTGTAGGAAAAACCGAACTGGTTAAGACTTTGGCTGCTGAACTTTTTGAAAGTGAAGAAGCACTTATAAGGCTAGATATGTCCGAGTACATGGAAAAGCATACAGTATCGAAATTGATAGGCTCACCGCCCGGATATGTTGGTTATGATGACGGAGGACAGTTTACCGAAAAGGTAAGAAGAAAACCTTATTCTGTTATACTGATGGATGAAATTGAGAAGGCTCATCCTGATGTATTTAATATGCTGCTTCAGATTCTTGAAGATGGCAGACTGACAGATAGCCATGGAAGAGTTGTTAATTTTGAAAACACTATAATAATAATGACTTCCAATGCCGGAACAAACCTTAAATCATCCGGTATAGGATTTAACAAGGACGGGTATATTGCCCTTGAAAGCAAGGTAAAAGGAGTATTGCAAGAAATATTCAGACCGGAATTCCTAAATAGAGTTGATGAAATAATTGTATTTACCGAACTCAGCAAAGAGGAAATAAAGGAAATTGCCAACCTTATGCTTGAAGAGGTAAAAAGTACAGCAGCTGCAAACAATATCAAGCTGGAATTTACCGAAGCTTTAAAAGATTTTATTGTTGAAAAGGGATATGATCCAAAGTATGGGGCAAGACCGTTAAGAAGAACTATACAAAAGTATATTGAAGATGAGCTTTCTGAAATTTATATTAGAGGAACTTGTAAACCTGGAGATACCATAAAGGTTGATTATTGCCAGGAAATAAAATTTGAGGTATTAAAATAA
- a CDS encoding DeoR/GlpR transcriptional regulator: MPEGKYQDLNIEERRSRILEILTQQGKVKVNELSKLFGISEVTIRNDLSELEMSGLLERTHGGAISTYKAYYNMSIADRMRTNEEEKRKIASAVASMISDMDTIMINSGTTTLFVVQELKSVKNLTIVTNSIPISLETGNYKDFHTILLGGNFNTRDQFTYGDDAINQLKKYKANKLVLSVDGINSEDGISTYHHLEAEINRQMLARVNKTIVVADYTKIGRTSFAHIVPIENVDMIVTNKKANSDEINLIREKGVEVILV; this comes from the coding sequence ATGCCAGAAGGAAAATATCAAGATTTAAATATCGAGGAAAGAAGAAGCAGGATACTGGAAATTCTTACCCAGCAAGGAAAAGTAAAGGTAAACGAATTAAGCAAGCTTTTTGGCATTTCAGAGGTTACTATCAGAAATGACCTTTCGGAATTGGAGATGAGTGGGTTACTGGAACGTACCCACGGGGGAGCTATAAGCACATATAAAGCCTATTACAACATGTCTATTGCTGACAGAATGAGGACTAATGAAGAAGAAAAGAGAAAAATAGCTTCCGCAGTTGCTTCTATGATTTCTGATATGGATACAATTATGATAAATTCCGGTACTACAACACTTTTTGTGGTGCAGGAACTAAAAAGTGTAAAGAATCTTACAATTGTGACCAATTCAATACCAATTTCCCTTGAAACAGGTAATTATAAGGATTTTCATACAATTCTTCTTGGAGGAAATTTTAATACAAGAGATCAGTTTACTTATGGAGATGACGCAATAAATCAGCTTAAGAAATACAAGGCAAACAAGCTGGTATTATCTGTAGACGGAATTAATTCTGAAGACGGTATTTCCACATATCACCATCTTGAGGCTGAAATAAACAGGCAGATGCTGGCCAGAGTCAATAAAACCATTGTAGTTGCCGATTATACCAAAATAGGAAGAACTAGTTTTGCCCATATTGTACCAATAGAAAATGTTGATATGATTGTCACTAACAAAAAGGCTAATAGTGACGAGATAAACCTTATAAGAGAAAAGGGAGTAGAGGTTATATTAGTTTAG
- a CDS encoding 6-phosphofructokinase: MSNLKGAAIFGQSGGPTSVINASAAGVFQEALKQSNITAVYGAAHGIKGILNEVFYDIGKEDPYELELLKTTPSSALGSVRYKLKDVEKDDSDYKRILEVFKKYNIRYFFYNGGNDSMDTCNKISKYMQKAGYECRVIGVPKTIDNDLWGTDHCPGYGSAAKYVATSIMEVYHDARVYDKGMITIIEIMGRNAGWLTAASALAAYKGNGPDLIYLPELPFDMDKFLQETISIYEKNNNVIVAVSEGIKDKNGVYISEYGSDIAKSKDSFGHAQLGGLAYTLANIVKEKTGAKVRPIEFSLLQRCAAHLASLTDVNEAYMAGQAAVQNAVNGVTDKMVAFERAQGPNYKCNIKLVDLVEVANTERKVPLEWIDKNGTGLTEDFVRYALPLIQGESKVPLEDGLPRFAKLKKVLAAK; the protein is encoded by the coding sequence ATGAGTAATTTAAAAGGTGCTGCAATATTCGGGCAGTCAGGCGGACCAACCTCTGTTATTAATGCAAGTGCTGCCGGTGTTTTTCAGGAAGCACTAAAACAGAGTAACATTACTGCTGTATACGGTGCTGCTCACGGTATAAAGGGCATACTTAATGAAGTATTTTATGATATCGGAAAAGAAGATCCATACGAGTTGGAACTCCTCAAGACCACACCATCTTCCGCACTAGGTTCTGTACGTTATAAATTGAAAGATGTTGAAAAGGACGATAGTGATTACAAAAGAATTCTGGAAGTATTTAAAAAATACAACATCAGGTATTTCTTCTACAACGGCGGAAACGATTCTATGGATACCTGTAATAAAATAAGTAAATATATGCAGAAAGCCGGGTATGAATGTAGAGTTATAGGTGTCCCAAAGACAATTGATAACGATCTCTGGGGAACAGACCATTGCCCTGGATACGGAAGTGCTGCAAAATATGTTGCTACTTCCATAATGGAAGTTTATCATGATGCAAGAGTTTATGATAAGGGCATGATTACAATAATTGAAATAATGGGTAGAAATGCAGGCTGGTTAACTGCCGCTTCTGCATTAGCAGCATATAAGGGGAACGGACCTGACCTGATATATCTGCCTGAACTTCCTTTTGACATGGATAAGTTTCTCCAGGAAACCATTTCAATATATGAAAAAAATAATAATGTAATCGTTGCAGTTTCCGAGGGTATAAAAGATAAAAATGGAGTTTATATTTCAGAATACGGTTCAGACATCGCCAAGAGTAAAGACTCATTCGGACATGCCCAATTAGGTGGTCTTGCATATACATTGGCAAATATAGTCAAGGAAAAAACAGGTGCTAAGGTACGTCCTATTGAATTTAGCCTTCTGCAAAGATGTGCAGCCCACCTGGCTTCCCTTACTGATGTAAATGAAGCTTACATGGCCGGCCAGGCTGCAGTCCAAAATGCTGTTAATGGTGTTACAGACAAGATGGTAGCTTTTGAAAGGGCACAAGGTCCTAATTATAAATGCAATATCAAATTAGTTGACTTAGTGGAAGTAGCAAATACTGAAAGAAAAGTTCCTCTTGAATGGATTGATAAGAATGGCACCGGACTAACTGAAGACTTCGTACGCTATGCTCTTCCTTTAATTCAAGGCGAATCAAAGGTTCCCCTTGAAGATGGCCTACCAAGATTTGCTAAATTAAAAAAGGTTCTTGCTGCAAAATAA
- a CDS encoding ABC transporter ATP-binding protein: MIEIRNLSKSYNKGQVKAVDNLTLNVKSGEIFGFLGPNGAGKTTTIKMLVGLLNPDEGSIKVNGYDIRENPIGVKNSIGYVPDNPDVYDRLTGIEYLNFMADVYNVPKDIRKQRIEKFLEMFNLTDAVSDLIKSYSHGMRQKIVLTGALLHDPAVWILDEPMVGLDPKSAHLLKEQMRAHCENGNTVFFSTHILEVAEKLCDRIGIIHKGKLIAIGTMDELRQGDNADSLESIFLELTEQ; this comes from the coding sequence ATGATAGAGATCAGAAATTTATCTAAAAGCTATAATAAAGGACAGGTTAAGGCTGTGGATAATCTTACCTTGAATGTTAAAAGTGGTGAGATATTCGGTTTTCTTGGACCTAACGGCGCAGGAAAGACCACAACAATTAAAATGCTGGTAGGCTTACTTAATCCGGATGAAGGCAGTATCAAAGTAAATGGATATGATATAAGAGAAAATCCCATAGGTGTCAAAAACAGCATCGGTTATGTTCCCGATAACCCAGATGTATATGACAGGCTAACCGGGATTGAATACCTGAATTTCATGGCAGATGTATATAACGTTCCTAAAGATATAAGAAAACAGAGAATTGAAAAATTCCTTGAAATGTTTAACCTCACAGATGCTGTCTCTGATCTCATAAAGAGCTATTCTCATGGAATGAGACAGAAAATCGTATTAACAGGGGCTCTGCTTCATGATCCTGCAGTTTGGATTCTTGATGAACCCATGGTAGGTTTAGACCCCAAATCGGCACATTTGTTAAAGGAACAGATGAGAGCTCATTGTGAAAATGGAAACACAGTGTTCTTTTCCACCCATATTCTTGAAGTGGCAGAAAAGCTGTGTGACCGCATAGGTATTATTCATAAAGGTAAACTTATAGCAATAGGTACCATGGATGAACTGAGACAAGGTGATAATGCAGATTCCCTTGAAAGTATCTTTTTGGAGTTGACAGAGCAATGA
- the uvrA gene encoding excinuclease ABC subunit UvrA: MIRDSIFIKGAREHNLKNIDVEIPRDKLTVITGLSGSGKSSLAFDTIYAEGQRRYVESLSAYARQFLGQMEKPDVDYIEGLSPAISIDQKTTSRNPRSTVGTVTEIYDYLRLLFARIGIPHCPVCGKEISQQTVDQMVDQIMTLEQGTRIQLLAPVVKGRKGEYTKLIEDIKKSGYVRVRVDGEIRDVNDPIQLEKNKKHNIEIVVDRLIIKPDMHKRLTDSIETVLRLSGGLLIVDIIGKEEMLFSQNFACSDCGINIEELTPRMFSFNNPYGACPKCSGLGTLLKIDPDLVIPNRSLSLAEGAINVGGWNTANGDSYARMYMNALAKHYGFSVDTPVEKLPDRILDIILYGTKNEKITVEYEKEYGSGSFTTSFEGVINNMERRYRETQSESMKQYYEEFMSSNPCPECKGTRLKKQSLAVTIGGKNIYEITTMPISAIREFFKSLKLTSREEMIARQILKEINARLGFLIDVGLDYLTLSRSAGTLSGGEAQRIRLATQIGSGLMGVLYILDEPSIGLHQRDNAKLLMTLKKLRDIGNTLVVVEHDEETMYAADHIIDMGPGAGVHGGYIIAQGNIDDIKKCEKSITGQYLSKKKKIEIPDKRRNPNGKWLEVIGGRENNLKNVNIKFPLGVLTCVTGVSGSGKSSLVNEILYKKLAAELNRARTKPGDHDYIKGIEHLDKIVNIDQNPIGRTPRSNPATYTGVFDLIRELFAETVEAKTRGYKPGRFSFNVKGGRCEACFGDGIIKIEMHFLPDIYVPCEVCKGKRYNRETLEVKYKGKNIAEILDMTVEDALEFFKNIPKIQRKLQTLYDVGLGYIKLGQPSTTLSGGESQRVKLATELSRRSTGRTIYILDEPTTGLHIADVHRLLDILQRLVDAGNTVVVIEHNLDVIKTADYIIDLGPEGGDKGGYLIAQGTPEEVANVKESYTGQFLKPILERKE; the protein is encoded by the coding sequence AGAGAGCATAATTTAAAGAATATAGATGTTGAGATACCAAGAGATAAGCTGACGGTTATAACGGGTCTCAGTGGATCGGGTAAATCATCCTTGGCCTTTGACACTATTTATGCAGAAGGCCAAAGAAGATATGTTGAATCTCTTTCAGCTTATGCACGCCAATTTTTAGGACAGATGGAAAAACCGGATGTAGATTATATAGAAGGTCTTTCTCCGGCTATATCAATTGATCAGAAAACCACCAGCAGGAATCCTCGTTCAACAGTTGGAACAGTAACTGAAATATATGACTATCTAAGACTCTTATTTGCAAGAATAGGTATACCACATTGCCCTGTATGCGGTAAAGAAATCTCCCAGCAAACCGTAGACCAGATGGTTGATCAAATTATGACACTTGAGCAGGGAACCAGGATACAGTTGCTTGCTCCTGTTGTAAAGGGCAGAAAAGGAGAATATACCAAGCTAATTGAGGATATTAAGAAGAGCGGATATGTTCGTGTTAGAGTTGATGGTGAAATAAGGGATGTGAATGATCCTATTCAACTTGAAAAGAATAAGAAGCATAATATAGAAATAGTTGTGGACAGGCTTATTATTAAGCCGGATATGCATAAAAGGCTTACTGATTCTATAGAAACAGTGTTGCGTTTAAGCGGCGGGCTATTAATAGTAGATATTATAGGGAAAGAAGAAATGCTTTTTAGTCAGAATTTTGCATGCAGCGACTGTGGTATAAACATTGAAGAGCTTACTCCAAGGATGTTTTCTTTCAATAATCCATATGGAGCATGCCCGAAATGCAGTGGCCTGGGTACTTTATTAAAAATTGATCCGGATTTGGTCATCCCCAATAGGTCCCTTTCACTTGCTGAAGGTGCTATTAATGTGGGAGGATGGAACACCGCCAATGGAGACAGCTATGCAAGAATGTATATGAATGCTCTGGCTAAGCATTATGGATTTAGTGTGGATACTCCCGTTGAAAAGCTGCCTGACCGAATACTGGATATAATTTTATACGGTACAAAAAATGAAAAAATTACTGTGGAATATGAGAAGGAATATGGTAGCGGTAGTTTTACCACCTCTTTTGAGGGAGTAATAAACAATATGGAGAGACGGTACAGGGAAACCCAATCCGAATCCATGAAACAATATTATGAAGAGTTTATGAGCAGTAATCCCTGTCCTGAATGCAAAGGGACCAGGTTAAAAAAACAAAGCCTTGCTGTTACCATAGGCGGGAAAAATATTTATGAGATTACCACCATGCCTATTTCAGCCATCAGGGAATTTTTCAAATCCCTGAAGCTGACTTCCAGGGAAGAAATGATAGCCCGACAGATTTTGAAGGAAATTAATGCCAGACTAGGATTTTTAATTGATGTGGGACTTGATTACCTTACTCTTTCGCGATCTGCAGGGACACTTTCAGGGGGAGAAGCCCAGAGAATACGACTTGCTACCCAGATAGGGTCAGGACTTATGGGAGTGCTGTATATACTGGATGAACCGAGTATAGGACTTCATCAAAGAGATAATGCAAAACTATTGATGACATTAAAGAAACTCAGGGACATTGGAAATACTCTCGTGGTTGTGGAGCATGATGAGGAAACCATGTATGCAGCAGATCATATTATCGATATGGGACCTGGAGCAGGAGTGCATGGAGGATATATTATTGCACAGGGAAATATTGATGATATTAAAAAATGTGAGAAATCCATAACAGGACAGTATTTAAGCAAAAAGAAGAAGATTGAAATTCCTGATAAAAGAAGGAATCCCAACGGAAAATGGCTGGAAGTAATAGGAGGAAGAGAGAATAATTTAAAGAATGTAAATATCAAATTTCCTCTGGGAGTATTAACTTGTGTAACAGGAGTATCAGGCTCGGGAAAAAGTTCCCTTGTAAACGAGATACTATATAAGAAACTTGCGGCCGAATTAAACAGAGCCCGGACAAAACCGGGAGATCATGATTATATAAAAGGTATAGAGCATCTGGATAAGATAGTCAATATTGACCAAAATCCCATAGGCCGTACTCCCAGGTCTAATCCTGCCACATATACAGGTGTTTTTGATCTTATAAGGGAGTTATTTGCAGAAACTGTAGAAGCTAAAACCAGGGGCTATAAACCGGGAAGATTCAGCTTTAACGTAAAGGGCGGAAGATGTGAAGCCTGCTTCGGTGATGGTATAATAAAGATAGAAATGCACTTTTTGCCTGATATTTATGTGCCTTGTGAAGTCTGCAAGGGAAAAAGATACAACAGAGAAACCCTTGAAGTAAAGTATAAAGGGAAAAATATTGCCGAAATACTTGATATGACGGTAGAAGATGCTCTTGAGTTTTTCAAGAATATACCTAAAATACAGAGAAAACTTCAAACTCTATATGATGTAGGGTTAGGTTATATAAAACTGGGACAACCTTCTACAACACTTTCAGGAGGTGAATCTCAAAGGGTTAAGCTTGCAACTGAGTTATCAAGAAGAAGTACAGGCAGAACAATATATATACTGGACGAGCCAACAACAGGTCTTCATATTGCAGATGTACACAGACTTTTAGATATTTTGCAAAGGCTTGTGGATGCCGGTAATACTGTTGTTGTAATCGAGCATAACCTGGATGTTATAAAAACAGCAGATTATATAATTGATTTGGGCCCGGAAGGCGGAGATAAAGGTGGATATCTTATAGCCCAGGGAACACCTGAGGAAGTAGCGAATGTAAAGGAATCTTACACCGGCCAGTTCCTTAAACCTATACTTGAGCGTAAGGAGTAA
- a CDS encoding amidohydrolase translates to MSKLFEVKPFDKAFYEEKLKSFLPSKFVDIHTHIWHERFRVENAKAPVRGQSWPGRVAKQNPIEDLVETYKLMFPDKNVIPLLFGQPSFDYDIDALNDYVEACAKEYKYPALALAVPDWSQEKFENVILKGGFLGCKVYLNFAAPYIPQDEIRIFDFLPPHQLEVLDKHGWVVVLHIPRKARLKDPVNLAQMLEIEKKYPNVKLIIAHVGRAYCPEDVGNAFEVLAETKNMMFDFCANTNQWVFEQLIKAVGSKRILFGSDMPILRMRSRRICENGTYVNLIPKGLYGDVSGDIHMREVEGEEAEKITFFMYEEIDAFRRAAEATGLTAADIEDIFYNNAAKLLNL, encoded by the coding sequence ATGTCAAAGTTATTTGAAGTAAAACCGTTTGATAAAGCTTTTTATGAAGAGAAGTTAAAGAGCTTTCTTCCCAGTAAATTTGTTGATATACATACCCATATATGGCATGAAAGATTCAGGGTGGAAAACGCTAAAGCCCCGGTCCGGGGACAATCATGGCCGGGACGTGTCGCAAAGCAGAATCCCATAGAAGATTTGGTAGAAACATATAAGCTTATGTTCCCTGATAAAAATGTAATACCTTTACTTTTTGGACAACCCAGCTTTGATTACGATATTGATGCATTAAACGATTATGTTGAAGCCTGCGCTAAAGAATATAAGTATCCTGCATTGGCTCTTGCCGTACCTGACTGGAGTCAGGAAAAATTTGAAAATGTAATTCTTAAAGGTGGATTTTTAGGATGTAAGGTATACCTTAATTTTGCAGCTCCTTACATACCACAGGATGAAATAAGGATATTTGACTTCCTGCCTCCACATCAGCTTGAAGTTCTTGATAAACATGGCTGGGTTGTAGTTCTTCACATACCGAGAAAAGCCAGGTTGAAAGATCCAGTAAATCTTGCGCAGATGCTGGAAATCGAAAAAAAGTATCCTAATGTTAAATTAATAATTGCACATGTGGGAAGAGCATATTGTCCGGAAGATGTTGGAAATGCTTTTGAAGTCCTTGCAGAAACAAAAAACATGATGTTTGATTTTTGTGCAAATACCAACCAGTGGGTTTTTGAACAGTTAATAAAGGCAGTAGGTTCAAAGAGAATCCTTTTTGGAAGCGATATGCCTATTTTACGCATGAGAAGTCGCCGTATTTGCGAAAATGGAACCTATGTAAACCTTATTCCAAAAGGATTATATGGAGATGTATCAGGAGATATCCATATGCGGGAAGTAGAAGGTGAAGAAGCAGAAAAAATCACTTTCTTCATGTATGAAGAAATAGATGCATTCAGACGTGCTGCTGAAGCCACCGGATTAACTGCTGCAGATATAGAGGATATTTTCTATAACAACGCAGCAAAATTATTAAATCTGTAA